A single genomic interval of Puntigrus tetrazona isolate hp1 unplaced genomic scaffold, ASM1883169v1 S000000837, whole genome shotgun sequence harbors:
- the sbno2a gene encoding protein strawberry notch homolog 2a isoform X1: MPILATSVVMDTEDYLHPEGPQLGSPKFSAPSPPLTSSMESQLYPSNSWTYPQQTQYSQHYPMQSGRQLQPNPSSVSLDLPDIDFHDLVRNGDFSQDLPCIDELSNQSLFSSPSDSLSEYPDPSGFAVDGLAQLSNEGPAAPVYWDIAGHSQRQQSLSIFQSRLDDVSTILSASVAGFKAAAPPLPPPPPPQEEEEEADEEETEELGHADTYAEYKPSKSTIGISHPDIVVETNTLSSVPPPDITYTLSIPDCSISSGLLSALQLEAIIYACQQHEVILQNGQRAGFLIGDGAGVGKGRTVAGIILENFLKGRKRALWFSVSNDLKYDAERDLKDIDAPNIPVFALNKIKYGDTATSEGVLFATYSALIGESQAGGQHRTRLKQILDWCKPNFDGVIVFDECHKAKNATSTKMGKAVLDLQSKLPRARVVYASATGASEPKNMIYMSRLGIWGQGTPFKTFDDFLHAIEKRGVGAMEIVAMDMKVSGMYIARQLSFSGVSFRIEEITLDQEFKLVYNKAARLWAEALDLFTRAADTLGLASRKSLWGQFWSAHQRFFKYLCIAAKVRRLVELAHTEMQHGKCIVIGLQSTGEARTREVLDENDGHLDRFVSAAEGVFQSLVQKHFPTQKPKREKSAASKRKRKPRGRPSKFPKHCVEVGGVIKISDDSDSDSDEMDSDSNSSPDSLQDNDDVIFVNHINGPAAKLEELKQRLLGKIAELGKVLPLNTLDELIDRFGGPEKVSEMTGRKGRVVRRPDGSVRYETRAEQGLTIDHVNVREKERFMTGEKLIAIISEAASSGISLQADKRVQNRRRRVHMTLELPWSADRAIQQFGRTHRSNQVTAPEYIFLISELAGERRFASIVAKRLESLGALTHGDRRATESRDLSQYNFENKYGTKALDKITKAILGHIDNKVPPPKGYPGGDIIFFRDMKKGMIDVGIFCKEPRLGLNTEKDCTITKFLNRILGLEVHQQNSLFQYFTDNFDYLINKDKKEGKYDMGILDLAPGNDEIHEETQEKFLTPGNPQEGQVILYKISVDRGMPWEEACSKAEKLAGSYEGFYLSNKLRGGQPCVLLAEQGRGRNLILYKPNIGKQAHPENLDNLLLRYYKVTPDEAKDFWKSQFDFSFTNCTHANCRKGKCKLIEQGQECFLGMRLRQYHMLCGALLRVWKRVSDIVSDITNSSILQIVRLKTKQNSKQVGIKIPENCVSRVRAELSRMDEEVKKARREREQFANDQRLRQEMLAKMINARKLIANPPHPLQNQLHYPRSLLPGVAKPSSEAVSEVLDLTISPCPSPDIKTPDLNGVTLNGGMLSGRGRPCATVPETFDLEDLISQEQQRHRQVALTPNARMPSHAALNVSQQHVHTLKQNHSSFGVLTQQQQQQQQQQSGSRAILAQMQRGQDRSLMLQLFMQMQQQTGAPAQSSRVALHPNGQRATHASNAYLLSKQHARSQPLRPQSLQSQSLPSQPQAMQSHATQPATERTNDEFDFDDLDFGYPSPDSQLQYPFASQTLPSSTPPPSPYSSSLFASAPTNSSLSDSSSSSSHFTPSSSSSEQTHLLPNGHGSMDALETLDHMIHGPPSDHRQSVIQFKSIDWDAT; the protein is encoded by the exons gaTCTGCCATGCATAGATGAGCTGTCCAACCAGTCGCTGTTCTCGTCGCCATCTGACTCTCTGTCTGAGTATCCAGACCCTTCAGGATTCGCCGTCGATGGCCTGGCACAGCTATCCAATGAGGGCCCCGCGGCACCCGTGTACTGGGATATAGCTGGACACAGTCAGAGACAG CAATCCCTGAGCATTTTTCAGAGTAGGTTGGATGATGTTAGTACTATCCTGTCTGCATCCGTTGCAGGATTTAAG GCCGCTGCTCCTCCACtgccaccaccaccaccaccgcaggaggaagaggaggaggcaGATGAGGAAGAGACGGAGGAGCTGGGGCACGCGGACACATACGCCGAATATAAGCCATCCAAAT CTACTATAGGAATCTCTCATCCTGATATCGTGGTGGAGACCAACACACTGTCCAGCGTTCCTCCTCCAGACATCACCTACACACTGTCCATTCCAGACTGCAGCATTAGCTCCGGCCTGCTGTCTGCCCTGCAGCTGGAGGCCATCATCTACGCCTGCCAG CAACACGAGGTGATTCTTCAGAACGGTCAGCGAGCAGGGTTTCTGATTGGAGACGGAGCCGGCGTCGGGAAAGGACGCACCGTAGCGGGAATCATACTGGAGAATTTCTTAAAGGGACGGAAGAGAGCGCTCTG GTTCAGTGTGTCAAATGACCTGAAGTACGATGCTGAGAGAGATCTCAAAGACATAGACGCTCCCAACATCCCtgtgtttgctttaaataag ATTAAATACGGAGATACGGCTACCTCAGAGGGCGTTTTATTCGCCACATACTCGGCACTGATTGGAGAGAGCCAGGCCGGCGGCCAGCACCGCACCAGACTCAAACAGATCCTGGACTGGTGCAAACCCAACTTTGACGGAGTC ATTGTGTTTGACGAGTGCCATAAGGCTAAAAATGCGACCTCCACTAAGATGGGTAAAGCTGTTCTGGACTTGCAAAGCAAACTGCCCCGGGCGAGAGTGGTGTATGCTAGTGccacag GTGCTTCTGAGCCAAAGAATATGATATACATGAGCCGGCTGGGGATCTGGGGGCAGGGAACGCCGTTCAAGACGTTTGATGACTTCCTGCATGCGATTGAGAAGAG GGGTGTTGGTGCGATGGAGATCGTGGCGATGGATATGAAAGTGAGCGGCATGTACATCGCACGGCAGCTGAGCTTTTCCGGCGTGTCCTTCCGCATCGAGGAGATTACGCTGGACCAAGAGTTCAAACTGGTCTACAACAAAGCAGCTAGACTG TGGGCCGAGGCTCTCGATCTGTTCACCAGAGCTGCCGACACGCTGGGTCTGGCCTCCCGTAAGTCTCTGTGGGGTCAGTTCTGGTCGGCACACCAGAGGTTTTTCAAGTACCTTTGCATCGCTGCTAAAGTCCGCCGTCTCGTCGAACTCGCTCATACTGAGATGCAGCACGGCAAG TGCATCGTGATCGGCCTGCAGTCCACCGGTGAGGCTCGTACTCGAGAAGTCCTGGACGAGAACGACGGACACCTGGACCGATTCGTCTCCGCTGCTGA GGGTGTTTTCCAGTCATTGGTTCAGAAACACTTCCCAACGCAAAAACCCAAAAGAGAGAAAAGCGCCGCAAGCAAGAGGAAAC GAAAACCCAGAGGCCGGCCTTCGAAATTTCCAAAGCACTGCGTGGAAGTGGGCGGGGTTATTAAAATCAGCGACGACTCGGACTCAGACTCGGATGAGATGGACAGCGACTCAAACTCCTCCCCTGATTCACTACAGGACAACGACGACGTGATTTTCGTAAACCATATCAACGGACCTGCTG ctaaACTAGAAGAGCTGAAGCAGAGGCTGCTGGGTAAAATAGCAGAGCTGGGGAAGGTGCTGCCGCTCAACACTCTTGACGAGCTGATCGACCGGTTCGGAGGACCAGAGAAGGTGTCTGAG atgacGGGCCGTAAGGGACGTGTAGTGCGGCGTCCCGATGGCAGCGTTCGCTACGAGACCCGAGCAGAACAAGGCCTGACCATCGACCACGTCAACGTCCGAGAGAAAGAGCGCTTCATGACCGGAGAGAAG CTGATAGCCATCATCTCGGAAGCGGCGAGCTCGGGCATCTCTCTGCAGGCGGACAAGCGCGTGCAGAACCGCCGGAGACGAGTTCACATGACCCTAGAGCTGCCGTGGAGCGCCGACCGCGCCATCCAGCAGTTCG GTCGAACGCATCGCTCAAATCAGGTCACGGCTCCGGAGTATATCTTCCTCATCTCTGAGCTGGCTGGAGAGAGACGCTTCGCCTCTATCGTTGCCAAGAGATTGGAGAGCCTG gGTGCGCTAACACACGGAGACAGACGTGCCACTGAATCCAGAGACCTGAGCCAGTACAACTTTGAGAACAAA TATGGGACTAAAGCGCTGGATAAGATCACTAAAGCCATCCTCGGGCACATCGACAACAAAGTCCCTCCACCGAAGGGCTATCCAGGAGGAGACATCATATTCTTCAGAG ATATGAAGAAAGGCATGATTGATGTAGGAATCTTCTGCAAGGAGCCGCGTTTGGGTCTGAATACAGAGAAAG ACTGCACCATCACTAAGTTTCTGAACCGTATTTTGGGTTTGGAGGTCCATCAGCAGAACTCTCTGTTCCAGTACTTCACCGATAACTTTGACTACCTGATCAACAAGGAcaaaaaagagggaaaatatGACATGGGAATATTGG ATCTGGCTCCTGGTAACGATGAGATTCACGAGGAAACGCAGGAGAAGTTTTTAACTCCAGGAAACCCTCAGGAGGGCCAGGTCATCCTTTATAAG ATCAGCGTGGATCGTGGGATGCCCTGGGAGGAGGCCTGCAGCAAAGCAGAGAAACTCGCTGGCAGCTACGAAGGCTTTTATCTCTCAAacaag ctgcGCGGGGGTCAGCCGTGTGTCCTGCTTGCCGAACAGGGCCGGGGTCGTAATCTCATCCTCTATAAACCCAACATCGGTAAACAGGCCCATCCTGAGAACCTGGACAACCTGCTCCTGAGATACTACAAG GTGACACCTGATGAAGCAAAGGATTTCTGGAAAAGTCAGTTTGACTTTTCTTTTACCAACTGCACACATGCCAACTG taGGAAGGGTAAGTGTAAGCTGATCGAGCAGGGCCAGGAGTGTTTTCTGGGGATGCGTCTCAGGCAGTATCACATGCTGTGCGGAGCGCTGCTGAGGGTCTGGAAACGAGTGTCTGACATCGTCTCGGACATCACCAACTCCAGCATCCTGCAGATCGTACGGCTCAAAACCAAACAGAACAGCAAACAAGTTG gtatAAAAATCCCAGAGAACTGCGTGTCCCGTGTGCGCGCTGAGCTCTCTCGGATGGACGAGGAGGTGAAGAAAGCGCGACGGGAGAGAGAGCAGTTCGCCAACGACCAGCGTCTGCGCCAGGAGATGCTGGCCAAGATGATCAACGCCCGCAAGCTCATCGCAAACCCTCCCCACCCGCTTCAGAACCAACTCCACTACCCACGCTCCCTTCTTCCGGGGGTGGCCAAGCCGAGTAGCGAAGCCGTCAGCGAAGTCCTGGATCTGACCATCAGCCCCTGCCCGTCGCCGGACATCAAGACGCCCGACTTAAACGGCGTAACGCTAAACGGAGGCATGCTGAGCGGAAGAGGGCGGCCGTGCGCGACCGTCCCCGAGACGTTCGACCTGGAAGATTTGATTTCCCAGGAGCAGCAGAGACACAGGCAGGTGGCGCTAACCCCGAACGCGCGCATGCCGTCGCATGCCGCGTTGAACGTTTCCCAGCAGCACGTTCACACACTAAAGCAGAATCACTCGTCGTTTGGGGTGCTaacgcagcagcagcagcagcagcagcagcagcagagcgGCTCGCGGGCGATCTTGGCGCAGATGCAGCGAGGTCAAGACAGGTCGCTAATGCTGCAGCTTTTCATGCAGATGCAGCAGCAAACCGGCGCGCCGGCTCAATCCTCGCGTGTTGCGCTGCACCCGAACGGCCAACGCGCGACGCACGCTTCGAACGCATACCTGCTGTCGAAACAGCACGCGCGGTCGCAACCTCTCCGGCCTCAGTCCTTGCAGTCACAATCCCTTCCGTCGCAACCCCAAGCCATGCAGTCGCACGCCACTCAGCCCGCTACAGAAAGAACGAACGACGAGTTCGATTTTGACGACTTGGACTTCGGTTACCCCTCCCCCGATTCCCAACTTCAGTACCCGTTCGCCTCGCAAACCCTGCCCTCCTCGACTCCGCCCCCTTCCCCTTACTCCTCCTCCTTATTCGCGTCAGCTCCTACAAACTCCTCCCTCTCGGACTCTAGCTCCTCCTCCTCACACTTCACGccatcatcctcttcctccGAACAGACGCATCTGTTACCAAACGGCCACGGCAGTATGGACGCCCTGGAGACGCTGGATCACATGATCCACGGCCCGCCCTCGGATCACCGCCAGTCCGTCATCCAGTTCAAATCAATAGACTGGGATGCCACCTAG
- the sbno2a gene encoding protein strawberry notch homolog 2a isoform X2, whose translation MPILATSVVMDTEDYLHPEGPQLGSPKFSAPSPPLTSSMESQLYPSNSWTYPQQTQYSQHYPMQSGRQLQPNPSSVSLDLPDIDFHDLVRNGDFSQDLPCIDELSNQSLFSSPSDSLSEYPDPSGFAVDGLAQLSNEGPAAPVYWDIAGHSQRQQSLSIFQSRLDDVSTILSASVAGFKAAAPPLPPPPPPQEEEEEADEEETEELGHADTYAEYKPSKSTIGISHPDIVVETNTLSSVPPPDITYTLSIPDCSISSGLLSALQLEAIIYACQQHEVILQNGQRAGFLIGDGAGVGKGRTVAGIILENFLKGRKRALWFSVSNDLKYDAERDLKDIDAPNIPVFALNKIKYGDTATSEGVLFATYSALIGESQAGGQHRTRLKQILDWCKPNFDGVIVFDECHKAKNATSTKMGKAVLDLQSKLPRARVVYASATGASEPKNMIYMSRLGIWGQGTPFKTFDDFLHAIEKRGVGAMEIVAMDMKVSGMYIARQLSFSGVSFRIEEITLDQEFKLVYNKAARLWAEALDLFTRAADTLGLASRKSLWGQFWSAHQRFFKYLCIAAKVRRLVELAHTEMQHGKCIVIGLQSTGEARTREVLDENDGHLDRFVSAAEGVFQSLVQKHFPTQKPKREKSAASKRKRKPRGRPSKFPKHCVEVGGVIKISDDSDSDSDEMDSDSNSSPDSLQDNDDVIFVNHINGPAAKLEELKQRLLGKIAELGKVLPLNTLDELIDRFGGPEKVSEMTGRKGRVVRRPDGSVRYETRAEQGLTIDHVNVREKERFMTGEKLIAIISEAASSGISLQADKRVQNRRRRVHMTLELPWSADRAIQQFGRTHRSNQVTAPEYIFLISELAGERRFASIVAKRLESLGALTHGDRRATESRDLSQYNFENKYGTKALDKITKAILGHIDNKVPPPKGYPGGDIIFFRDMKKGMIDVGIFCKEPRLGLNTEKDCTITKFLNRILGLEVHQQNSLFQYFTDNFDYLINKDKKEGKYDMGILDLAPGNDEIHEETQEKFLTPGNPQEGQVILYKISVDRGMPWEEACSKAEKLAGSYEGFYLSNKLRGGQPCVLLAEQGRGRNLILYKPNIGKQAHPENLDNLLLRYYKVTPDEAKDFWKSQFDFSFTNCTHANWKGKCKLIEQGQECFLGMRLRQYHMLCGALLRVWKRVSDIVSDITNSSILQIVRLKTKQNSKQVGIKIPENCVSRVRAELSRMDEEVKKARREREQFANDQRLRQEMLAKMINARKLIANPPHPLQNQLHYPRSLLPGVAKPSSEAVSEVLDLTISPCPSPDIKTPDLNGVTLNGGMLSGRGRPCATVPETFDLEDLISQEQQRHRQVALTPNARMPSHAALNVSQQHVHTLKQNHSSFGVLTQQQQQQQQQQSGSRAILAQMQRGQDRSLMLQLFMQMQQQTGAPAQSSRVALHPNGQRATHASNAYLLSKQHARSQPLRPQSLQSQSLPSQPQAMQSHATQPATERTNDEFDFDDLDFGYPSPDSQLQYPFASQTLPSSTPPPSPYSSSLFASAPTNSSLSDSSSSSSHFTPSSSSSEQTHLLPNGHGSMDALETLDHMIHGPPSDHRQSVIQFKSIDWDAT comes from the exons gaTCTGCCATGCATAGATGAGCTGTCCAACCAGTCGCTGTTCTCGTCGCCATCTGACTCTCTGTCTGAGTATCCAGACCCTTCAGGATTCGCCGTCGATGGCCTGGCACAGCTATCCAATGAGGGCCCCGCGGCACCCGTGTACTGGGATATAGCTGGACACAGTCAGAGACAG CAATCCCTGAGCATTTTTCAGAGTAGGTTGGATGATGTTAGTACTATCCTGTCTGCATCCGTTGCAGGATTTAAG GCCGCTGCTCCTCCACtgccaccaccaccaccaccgcaggaggaagaggaggaggcaGATGAGGAAGAGACGGAGGAGCTGGGGCACGCGGACACATACGCCGAATATAAGCCATCCAAAT CTACTATAGGAATCTCTCATCCTGATATCGTGGTGGAGACCAACACACTGTCCAGCGTTCCTCCTCCAGACATCACCTACACACTGTCCATTCCAGACTGCAGCATTAGCTCCGGCCTGCTGTCTGCCCTGCAGCTGGAGGCCATCATCTACGCCTGCCAG CAACACGAGGTGATTCTTCAGAACGGTCAGCGAGCAGGGTTTCTGATTGGAGACGGAGCCGGCGTCGGGAAAGGACGCACCGTAGCGGGAATCATACTGGAGAATTTCTTAAAGGGACGGAAGAGAGCGCTCTG GTTCAGTGTGTCAAATGACCTGAAGTACGATGCTGAGAGAGATCTCAAAGACATAGACGCTCCCAACATCCCtgtgtttgctttaaataag ATTAAATACGGAGATACGGCTACCTCAGAGGGCGTTTTATTCGCCACATACTCGGCACTGATTGGAGAGAGCCAGGCCGGCGGCCAGCACCGCACCAGACTCAAACAGATCCTGGACTGGTGCAAACCCAACTTTGACGGAGTC ATTGTGTTTGACGAGTGCCATAAGGCTAAAAATGCGACCTCCACTAAGATGGGTAAAGCTGTTCTGGACTTGCAAAGCAAACTGCCCCGGGCGAGAGTGGTGTATGCTAGTGccacag GTGCTTCTGAGCCAAAGAATATGATATACATGAGCCGGCTGGGGATCTGGGGGCAGGGAACGCCGTTCAAGACGTTTGATGACTTCCTGCATGCGATTGAGAAGAG GGGTGTTGGTGCGATGGAGATCGTGGCGATGGATATGAAAGTGAGCGGCATGTACATCGCACGGCAGCTGAGCTTTTCCGGCGTGTCCTTCCGCATCGAGGAGATTACGCTGGACCAAGAGTTCAAACTGGTCTACAACAAAGCAGCTAGACTG TGGGCCGAGGCTCTCGATCTGTTCACCAGAGCTGCCGACACGCTGGGTCTGGCCTCCCGTAAGTCTCTGTGGGGTCAGTTCTGGTCGGCACACCAGAGGTTTTTCAAGTACCTTTGCATCGCTGCTAAAGTCCGCCGTCTCGTCGAACTCGCTCATACTGAGATGCAGCACGGCAAG TGCATCGTGATCGGCCTGCAGTCCACCGGTGAGGCTCGTACTCGAGAAGTCCTGGACGAGAACGACGGACACCTGGACCGATTCGTCTCCGCTGCTGA GGGTGTTTTCCAGTCATTGGTTCAGAAACACTTCCCAACGCAAAAACCCAAAAGAGAGAAAAGCGCCGCAAGCAAGAGGAAAC GAAAACCCAGAGGCCGGCCTTCGAAATTTCCAAAGCACTGCGTGGAAGTGGGCGGGGTTATTAAAATCAGCGACGACTCGGACTCAGACTCGGATGAGATGGACAGCGACTCAAACTCCTCCCCTGATTCACTACAGGACAACGACGACGTGATTTTCGTAAACCATATCAACGGACCTGCTG ctaaACTAGAAGAGCTGAAGCAGAGGCTGCTGGGTAAAATAGCAGAGCTGGGGAAGGTGCTGCCGCTCAACACTCTTGACGAGCTGATCGACCGGTTCGGAGGACCAGAGAAGGTGTCTGAG atgacGGGCCGTAAGGGACGTGTAGTGCGGCGTCCCGATGGCAGCGTTCGCTACGAGACCCGAGCAGAACAAGGCCTGACCATCGACCACGTCAACGTCCGAGAGAAAGAGCGCTTCATGACCGGAGAGAAG CTGATAGCCATCATCTCGGAAGCGGCGAGCTCGGGCATCTCTCTGCAGGCGGACAAGCGCGTGCAGAACCGCCGGAGACGAGTTCACATGACCCTAGAGCTGCCGTGGAGCGCCGACCGCGCCATCCAGCAGTTCG GTCGAACGCATCGCTCAAATCAGGTCACGGCTCCGGAGTATATCTTCCTCATCTCTGAGCTGGCTGGAGAGAGACGCTTCGCCTCTATCGTTGCCAAGAGATTGGAGAGCCTG gGTGCGCTAACACACGGAGACAGACGTGCCACTGAATCCAGAGACCTGAGCCAGTACAACTTTGAGAACAAA TATGGGACTAAAGCGCTGGATAAGATCACTAAAGCCATCCTCGGGCACATCGACAACAAAGTCCCTCCACCGAAGGGCTATCCAGGAGGAGACATCATATTCTTCAGAG ATATGAAGAAAGGCATGATTGATGTAGGAATCTTCTGCAAGGAGCCGCGTTTGGGTCTGAATACAGAGAAAG ACTGCACCATCACTAAGTTTCTGAACCGTATTTTGGGTTTGGAGGTCCATCAGCAGAACTCTCTGTTCCAGTACTTCACCGATAACTTTGACTACCTGATCAACAAGGAcaaaaaagagggaaaatatGACATGGGAATATTGG ATCTGGCTCCTGGTAACGATGAGATTCACGAGGAAACGCAGGAGAAGTTTTTAACTCCAGGAAACCCTCAGGAGGGCCAGGTCATCCTTTATAAG ATCAGCGTGGATCGTGGGATGCCCTGGGAGGAGGCCTGCAGCAAAGCAGAGAAACTCGCTGGCAGCTACGAAGGCTTTTATCTCTCAAacaag ctgcGCGGGGGTCAGCCGTGTGTCCTGCTTGCCGAACAGGGCCGGGGTCGTAATCTCATCCTCTATAAACCCAACATCGGTAAACAGGCCCATCCTGAGAACCTGGACAACCTGCTCCTGAGATACTACAAG GTGACACCTGATGAAGCAAAGGATTTCTGGAAAAGTCAGTTTGACTTTTCTTTTACCAACTGCACACATGCCAACTG GAAGGGTAAGTGTAAGCTGATCGAGCAGGGCCAGGAGTGTTTTCTGGGGATGCGTCTCAGGCAGTATCACATGCTGTGCGGAGCGCTGCTGAGGGTCTGGAAACGAGTGTCTGACATCGTCTCGGACATCACCAACTCCAGCATCCTGCAGATCGTACGGCTCAAAACCAAACAGAACAGCAAACAAGTTG gtatAAAAATCCCAGAGAACTGCGTGTCCCGTGTGCGCGCTGAGCTCTCTCGGATGGACGAGGAGGTGAAGAAAGCGCGACGGGAGAGAGAGCAGTTCGCCAACGACCAGCGTCTGCGCCAGGAGATGCTGGCCAAGATGATCAACGCCCGCAAGCTCATCGCAAACCCTCCCCACCCGCTTCAGAACCAACTCCACTACCCACGCTCCCTTCTTCCGGGGGTGGCCAAGCCGAGTAGCGAAGCCGTCAGCGAAGTCCTGGATCTGACCATCAGCCCCTGCCCGTCGCCGGACATCAAGACGCCCGACTTAAACGGCGTAACGCTAAACGGAGGCATGCTGAGCGGAAGAGGGCGGCCGTGCGCGACCGTCCCCGAGACGTTCGACCTGGAAGATTTGATTTCCCAGGAGCAGCAGAGACACAGGCAGGTGGCGCTAACCCCGAACGCGCGCATGCCGTCGCATGCCGCGTTGAACGTTTCCCAGCAGCACGTTCACACACTAAAGCAGAATCACTCGTCGTTTGGGGTGCTaacgcagcagcagcagcagcagcagcagcagcagagcgGCTCGCGGGCGATCTTGGCGCAGATGCAGCGAGGTCAAGACAGGTCGCTAATGCTGCAGCTTTTCATGCAGATGCAGCAGCAAACCGGCGCGCCGGCTCAATCCTCGCGTGTTGCGCTGCACCCGAACGGCCAACGCGCGACGCACGCTTCGAACGCATACCTGCTGTCGAAACAGCACGCGCGGTCGCAACCTCTCCGGCCTCAGTCCTTGCAGTCACAATCCCTTCCGTCGCAACCCCAAGCCATGCAGTCGCACGCCACTCAGCCCGCTACAGAAAGAACGAACGACGAGTTCGATTTTGACGACTTGGACTTCGGTTACCCCTCCCCCGATTCCCAACTTCAGTACCCGTTCGCCTCGCAAACCCTGCCCTCCTCGACTCCGCCCCCTTCCCCTTACTCCTCCTCCTTATTCGCGTCAGCTCCTACAAACTCCTCCCTCTCGGACTCTAGCTCCTCCTCCTCACACTTCACGccatcatcctcttcctccGAACAGACGCATCTGTTACCAAACGGCCACGGCAGTATGGACGCCCTGGAGACGCTGGATCACATGATCCACGGCCCGCCCTCGGATCACCGCCAGTCCGTCATCCAGTTCAAATCAATAGACTGGGATGCCACCTAG